GCTGGTCGACGCCCTCGCTGGTGGCCTTCACGAGCGTCGGCCACTGGCTCTGCACGCCGAAGACGACGGCCGTGACCGCGCCGCCGAAGAGCACGAGGCCGGTGAGCAGCGCGATCACCGCGGCGAGCGCGTCGGGGACTCCGCGGCGCTCCATCCAGAGCACCATCGGGCGCACGGCGCAGGCGAGGATCAGCGCGATGATCACCGGGATCACGACGAGCTTGAGCGAGATGGCGGCGTACACGATCGCGATGGCGACCACGAGGACCGCCAGGATCTGCACGCAGCGGATGGAGAGGCGGCCGAGCTTGTCCTGCCAGACGGACTGCGGGGTGGTCATGCGCTCCACCCTACGGGCGGGCGGGCCGCGTGACCGGGCCGCGGCCGGGCCCGGACACCCGCGTGACCGGCCGATACCCTCGGTCCATGGGACCCCGCCTCTCCGTCGTCCGCGAGGGCGCGCTCGATGTCGCCGACCACACGTCGATCGCGGCGCTCCTCGCGCTCGCGTTCCCCGACTTCCGCGAGGGCTACGCGGGCGCCCGCAGCTGGGCGGGCGCGCAGCCCGAGCTGCGGATCCTCGTGCACGACGGCGACGAGCTCATGGCGCACGCCGGGATCCGCCGCCTCTTCGTGGAGTTCGGCGACGGCCAGGGCGACCCGGCCGATGACCTGCTCATGGGATCCACCGGCATGGTCGCCGTGCACCCCGAGCGGCAGGGGCAGGGCCTCGGCACGCTGCTCGCCGACGGGATCCGCGGCGCGCTCGCCCGGCTCGCCGTCCCGTTCGGCCTCCTCGAGACGGGCGACGAGACCACCGGCTACTACGCGCGCCACGGCTGGATCCCGCTGCCCGGCCGCACCGGCCACTACAACGGCTTCACGCTCCTCGGCGCCGCGGGCGTCGTGCACCAGGACCACGGCTGGATGATGCTGCCGGTCACCGCGGCCGCCGACGCGTTCCCGGCGGGCGACCTCCACGTGAACGGGCAGCTGGTATGAGCGCGCCCCGTGCTGTGATCCACCGCCTCCGCACCGAGGACTGGCGCGAGTACCGCGCGCTCCGCCTCGAGATGCTCGAGGACACCCCGCTCGCCTACCTCGAGACGCTCGAGAGCGCGCGGGCGCTGCCCGACTCCGACTGGCAGGCGCGCACGCGGCGCGCCAACCAGCTCGGGAGCACCGCGTACGTCGCCGTCGAGCCGGCGACCTGCCGCTGGCTCGGCGCCATGAACGCGTTCGTCGCCGCGGATCCCACGCGCGTGATGCTCGTGAGCGTCTACATCGCCCCCGACGCCCGGGGTCGCGCCGCGGGCGTCACCGACATGCTCCTCGACGCCGTGATCGCCTGGGCCCGCGACCGCCCGAATGCGCAGGCACTCCGCCTCGAGGTGCACGAGGACAACCCGCGCGCCCGCGCCTACTACGAGCGCCGCGGCTTCCGCCTCACGGGGCGGAGCGTGCCGTACGCGCTGGATCGCATGCAGAAGGACCTCGAGATGGAGCTACCCCTCTCCGGGGACACGCAGCGGGCCGCCGCGCCGTGAGGCGCGACGGCCCTTCATGGACGCCTCGCCGTGCGGCGCGACGCTGCGGAGATGCCCGGCCAGTGCTCTGCCGGACACCGCACGATCAGGAGGCGGCTGCCACCTGGAAGACCGCGTGGAGCGCACCCGTCCACTGCGGACCAAACGCCGCGTGCGTGAACCGCTTGTAGGCGAAGGTCGTCATGCCGCGCTGCACGTCTCCCGAGTCATCGTCCGTGTTGACCCACGGCGAGCCGCTGATCCCGGCCCGGAGCTCGGTCTCGATGCCCTCGATGGCGTAGTCCTTGTTCATCCAGGGGTTCGGCTCGACCGAGCTCTCGACGCTCACGGGCTTCGTTCCGTCGTGGCCGCCGTCGAGGGCGTACCCGGTGGAGCGGTAGTCCTCGTCGTCCTGCTGGCCGGCGAACCGCACGCCGGAGGCACCCACGACGCTCGACAGGGTCGTGCCCGCCGCGGAGCCGGCAGGTGCCTGCACGCGGAAGAAGGCGGTGTCGAAGTCGACCGCGCGGTCGGTGACCCACTGCGACTTTACCGTCACGACGGTCGCCGGCCAGATGCCCTTCGGCGCGGTGCCGTCGTACTGCGGCACGAACACGAGGTCGGTGACGAACGCGCCCTTCAGCGCCGAGACGCTGCGGCCCGACGTGGTGACGAGGTCGCCGGAGGCGGAGACGACCACGTTGCCGGTGCTGCGCTGGTCGACGCCACCGCTGCGGAAGAAAACCACCCCGAGGTGGTCGTTCGCCGAGAATCCGGGAACGGGGATGGTCTCCGCGGCCGAGGGAAGAGCGGCGTCCGCGGACACGGCCGAGGTGTCGAGCGCCGCCGGGACGTCCTCGTCCGTCGTCGGCGGGTCGCCGTCGACCGGGTCGTCGTCGACGAAGGCGCTGGGCACTGCCGCGTGCATGCGCGCGGTCGTCCAGCCGGTCGCGGCGGCCGAGGCCGACGACGACGGGATGACGTGCTGCAGGATGTCGGCTGGACGAGCCGTGGCGGCGGTCGCCGCGCCCGCGGACCCGAGCAGGGTGAGAGCGAGCGCCGCGCATGCCGCGGAGCCGAGGAGAGTGGAGCATGTGGCAGGGGCCATCATTGCTTCCTTCTGTTGGATGAGGCGCACGCCGGTCAGCGTGCCCGTCGCACGTTGGCCTATCGGCGCCCCGCCATGGGGACACCGTGCACAGGCACCCCAGGAGAGGCCCGCCTGGGGAGGAGCCGGACAGAGCGGTCCGCCGACGCCGTACCGTGACTCTCGCCGACGGCACCCGCGCGTCGCCTTCTCAGATCGGTCTCCCCCTCCATGCCCCCTCCCTTCCCAGCATCCGCGCGCCTGCAGGCGACCCGCCCCTTCCGCGGGCGGCTCGGTGCCGTCGCCGCAGTGACCGCAGTGGCCCTCCTCGCGCTGGGGCTATCGCTCCCGCAGACCGCTCCCGCGCAGGCAGCCGGGCTGCCTGCGCGTGGGTCCTCCATCTCGGACATGCCTGCCTTCCCCACGCCTACCCACGTCGCCCCAGCGCAGAGCATGCCCTTCCTGGTGAAGGCCGGTCAGACGGTCGACTTCCACAACCAGGAGCTCAACGCCTCCACGAACGGGCACGGGGAGTTCCAGGAGCCCGTGGTGCTCATCGAGCCGGGTGGGATAGCCGAGAACCTCATCATCGGCCCGCTGGCAGGGGACGGCATCCACTGCCAGGCGTCGTGCACCCTCATCAACATCTGGTGGCCGCACGTAGGCGAGGACGCCGTGACGCTGCTCGACGGATCGCCGGCATCGTCCGTCGTCACGATCCGCGGCGGTGCCGTGGCGCATGCCTACGACAAGGTCGTGCAGCTGGACGGCGCGGGGACGGCGCGCTTCTCGGACTTCGCGGCGAGCGACATCGGAACGCTGGCGCGCTCCTGCGGCAACTGCCCGAATCAGTACACCCGGCACATCGTCATCAGCAACGTCTTCATCACGGGCGGCAAGTACAAGGTGGCGGGCGTCAATCAGAACTTCGGCGACACCGCCACGCTCGATCACGTCACCATCCATGGCGTGCACATGCAGGTCTGCGACCGCACCATCGGCGGCCGGGGTACCGCGGCCAAGCCGGTTCCGGGAGCAGGGGGTCCGTTCCCGCCGTACTGCGTGTTCGATCCCGGCACGATCCTCTACTCCTAGGGCGGAGGGCGCTCCGCCCTCCATGCGCGACGATGCCCGCATCCACCGGATGCGGGCATCGTCGCGTCACCGCCGCAGCTCAGTGGGCCGCCACGCCGACCTCCTCCGCGTCGCGCGTCGGGCCGGGGGTGGCCTCGGCGACGGGCGCGTCACCGGCGAGCGGCGGCAGGCCCGCGGCGACGGCCTCGCCGAGCCAGCCGTCCACGTTCGTCCAGTACTGGATGACGCGGGCGCGGAGCTCGGCCGTGGTGACCTTGCTCACGTGGCCGACGATGTTGCCGACGAGGCGCTCGCGCTGGGCGTCGTCCATCGACTCGTTGACGAGCATCCGGGCCTGGACGAAGTCGTCGTCCTCCGCGTGCAGCGTGGCTGCTGCGCGGACGAGCTCGCCGTCCTGCTCCCAGCCGGCGCTCTCGGCGGCGCGAGCCGGGTCGGCGTGCGCGCCGCCGTGCGAGTTGGGCGCGTAGACGGGCGTGCCGGCGTCCTGGAACGTGTAGCGCCCCTGGCCGTCCTTCGAGTAGCTGTGCACGGGCGACTTCGGCGCGTTCACCGGGAGCTGCGCGTGGTTGGTGCCCACGCGGTAGCGGTGCGCGTCGGCGTAGCTGAAGATGCGCGCGAGGAGCATCTTGTCGGGGCTGGTCTGGATCCCGGGCACGAAGTTCGAAGGCGCGAACGCGGCCTGCTCGATCTGCGCGAAGTAGTTCTCGGGGTTGCGGTTCAGGGCCATGGTGCCGACCTCGATGCGCGGGTAGTCCTTCTGCGACCAGACCTTGGTGAGGTCGAACGGGTTGAACCGGTACGACTTCGCCTCCTCGTAGGGCATGATCTGCACCTCGAGCTTCCACTCCGGGTGGTCGCCGCGGTCGATGGCCTCGGTGAGGTCGCGGATGTGGAAGTCGGCGTCCTCTCCGGCGATCTGGTCGGCCTGCTCCTGCTTCAGGATCTCGATGCCCTGCTGGGTCTTGAAGTGGTACTTCACCCAGAATCGCTCGCCGGCCGCGTTGATCCACTGGTAGGTGTGCGAGCCGAAGCCGTCCATGTGGCGCCAGGAGCTCGGCAGGCCGCGGTCGCCCATGAGCCACGTGACCTGGTGGGCCGACTCGGGCGAGAGCGTCCAGAAGTCCCACTGCATGTCGTGGTCGCGGAGGTGCGAGCCCGGCAGGCGCTTCTGCGAGCGGATGAAGTCGGGGAACTTGATCCCGTCGCGGATGAAGAAGACGGGCGTGTTGTTGCCGACGAGGTCGTAGTTCCCCTCGTCCGTGTAGAACTTCAGCGCGAACCCGCGGGGGTCGCGCCACGTGTCGGGGCTGCCCTGCTCGCCGGCGACGGTGGAGAAGCGCGCGAGCATCTCGACCTCGGCGCCGGGCTGGAAGAGGGAGGCGCGGGTGTACGCGCTCACGTCGCCGGTGACGCGGAAGGTGCCGAACGCCCCGCCGCCCTTGGCGTGGACGACGCGCTCCGGAATGCGCTCGCGGTTGAACTGCGCGAGCTTCTCGACGAGGTAGTGGTCGTGCAGCGGGATCGCGCCGTCGGGGCCGACGGAGAGCGAGTGCTCATCGCTGGCGACCGGAGCGCCGGAGTCCGTGGTCGTGTACTTCTGGTCGGTCATGGTGTTTCTCCTGTCAGCGGTGGAACGGGGAGGTGCTGGCTCGGGTGGTCGGCCGAGGGCGCACCGGTGGCGACCGCTAGGTCGCGACGGTGGGACCGGGATCCGCGGCTGCGGTCCGGCATTCGGGGCACAAGCCCCAGTACGTCACCTCGGCGCTCGCCACGAGGAACCCCGCCGAGTCGGACGGCGCGAGGCAGGGGGACTCCCCCACCGCGCAGTCCACGTCGACGATCGTCCTGCAACCTGTGCACACGAGGTGATGGTGATTGTCGCCCGTCCGGCGCTCGTAGCGCGCGGACGATCCCGCGGGCTCGATGCGGCGCACGAGCCCCGCGGCCGCGAGCGCGCCGAGCACGCCGTAGACCGCCTGGATGCTCGTGCCGGGGAGCTCGCCCTTGACCGCGCGGAGCACCTCGTCGGCGTCCGAGTGCGGTGCCGCGTCGACGGCCGTGAGGACGGCCACGCGCGGCCGGGTCACGCGCAGCCCCGCCTCCTTGAGCGCGGCGCGCAGAGCGTCGGCGTCGAGGGGCGGCGCGTGGTCGGTGGGCATCGCCGCAGTCAAGCACACTTCCCTTGAATCGTTCAAAACAACGCGTGAACGCGGCGCGTCGCGGACAGGAGCGTGCCTAGGCTCGACAGGCGGCCCACCCGGCCGCAGGAGATCGGAGCACCGCATGAAGCACATCCACACCGGCACGGGCCTCGACGTCGGCCGCATCGGCCTCGGCTGCATGGGCATGAGCGCGTTCTACGACGGCGCGGGCCAGGACGAGGCGGAGTCGATCCGCACCCTGAACCGCGCGGTCGACCAGGGCATCACGCTCTTCGACACCGCCGAGGCGTACGGGCCGTTCACGAACGAGCGCCTGGTCGGATCCGCGCTGGCAGGCCGCCGCGACGACATCGTCATCGCCACCAAGTTCGGCCTGCTGAAGCACGCACCGGGCAAGGACGCCGAGGACTACGAGCGCGGCATGGACAGCTCGCCCACGAGCATCCGCATCGCCGTCGAGGCCTCGCTGCAGCGCCTCGGGACCGACCGCATCGACGTGCTGTACCAGCACCGCGTCGACCCGGCCGTGCCGATCGAGGAGACCGTCGGCGCGATGAAGGAGCTCGTCGACGAGGGCAAGGTCCTGCACCTGGGGCTCTCCGAGGCCGGCCCCGACACGATCCGCCGGGCCCACGCCGTGCACCCCATCTCGGTGCTGCAGAGCGAGTACTCCATCTGGACCCGCGACCCCGAGGGCCCCGTTCTCGACGTGCTGCGCGAGCTCGGCATCGGGCCGGTCGCCTACTCGCCGCTCGGCCGCGGCTTCCTCACCGGCGCGATCTCGAGCATCGCCGACCTCTCCGAGGCCGACTACCGCTCCTCGTCGCCGCGCTTCGCCCAGGAGGCGTTCGCGCAGAACATGCGCATCGTCGACGCCGTGAAGGACGTCGCGGGCGAGCTCGACGCGACGCCCGCCCAGGTCGCGCTCGCGTGGATCCTCGCGCAGGGCGACGACATCGCCGTGATCCCCGGCACCAAGCGCGTCACGCGCCTCGACGAGAACCTCGCGGCTGACACCGTGCGCCTCACGCCGGAGCAGCTGACGCGGATCTCGTCGCTGCCGACTCCCGCTGGCGACCGATACGCGGACATGAGCGCCATCGACAGATGAAAACCTCCGTGGTGATCTCCGGGGATCCCCACGGAGACGCCGGTCGCGCCCCGTGCGGGGGTGAAATGTAATCAAGTGAGCGGGTTGCCGCAACCAGATCCGAGCCCTTTTGGCCGGACAAGTCCCGCCCGTTAGCGTGCTCCGCGTGACCAGCCTGTCGATCCGCACACCTCATTCAACCGGCTCCTCCTCGGCCCCCGGGCGCACCATCTCCGGCACGGCCGATCCCCTCCTCCTCCTCGCCGCCCTCGACGCCGCCGCCCGGGAGCTCGGGCTCGTCCAGCTCCCGGGCGACCCCCCGGGTGCCGACGGCCCCGACGCCATTGCGCGGGTCTGGCGCGATGCCGCGGGCGGCGAGGTGCGCGTCGTGACCGCCTTCGGTCAGCTCGCCCCGCGGTCCCTCCTCCCCGCGACCCCGCGGAGCCGCTCCTTCCACGCGACCCTGCACGCGGATGCGCCCGAGGTCGCGGACGCCCTGCACGACTCCATCCGCATCCACGACCGCTGCCTCTCGGAGGAAGAGCAGACGGCCGTCGTCGACGCCATGCCCATGCTCGGCTGGGCGGTGCACGCGCACCCCTTCCCGGCCGGGGGCTGGCGCGTGGTCTTCCGCGACCACCTCGTCGAGAACTCGCTCGGCCTCGTGCGCGCGCTCCTCGCGTCCGGGCTGCGACCCGAGGACGCGATCGTGCTGGACAAGGGCGACCAGACCCTCAACCGCGTGCGCATCGCCGCGACCCTGCGCGCGCTCGGGGTGAATGTGCGCCGGCTCGACAACTCCGCCGTCGACGGCACCGCCCCGGCCGGCGAGGCGGCCCGGGCCGTGGAGTCCGCCCGGGCGGTCGACCGCTTCATCGCCGACGCCCACGGATCCGGTCAGCGCGTCGTGATGGTCGACGACGGCGGGCTCCTCGGCCTCACCGACCACCGCGGGGATCCGGTGCTCCGGGAGCGCCCCGACGCGGCCGTCGAGCTCACGGTCAGCGGACTGAAGCGCCTGGCCCGCAGCCCGCTGGCCCGAGACCTGCCCGTCGCCAACATGGCACGGTCGGAGGTCAAGCAGCGCATCGGCTACGACGAGATCGCGGACTCCTGCCTCCGTCGGCTCCGCGAGGCCCTGCGCGGCGAGAAGCTCATCGGGAAGCGGGTCGTGAGCGTGGGCTTCGGCACGCTCGGTGCGCGCATGGCCCGCGGCCTCCGCTCGCTGGGGTGCCGCGTGGTCGTGGTGGACACCGACCATCTCCAGCTCATCGCGGCCGCGGAGGACGGCTTCGAGACGACCCCCTCGATCCACGAGGCGGTCGCCATGCAGCCCACGCTCCTCATCTCCAGCACCGGAGAGCCGATCGCGGACGCCGCCACGCTCGCATCGCTGCCGAGCACCTCCTACGTGACCGCATTCGCGACCGCCGACCTCTCGGCCCTCCGCGACCACCACGTCGCCGGCGGACCGACCGTGCTGGGCGACGGGCGGTCGTTCAACCTCCACCGGTTCGAGGGGATCCCGAACGGCGGCTACGACCTGTACCGCGCGGCGACCTACATCGTGCTGGGCAGGCTCGCCGAGCGCGTGGACGCCGAGCCCGACGCCCGCGTCCAGCTGGCGGACGTGGACGCGTGGGTGCGCGGGTCCGGCCTCTACGCCCGGTACTACGAGCACCACTTCCAGGAGGGCCGGACGTGCGCGTGACGGTGGTCGGCGGCGGCCGCATCGGACGGCTGCGCGCCGCCCTGCTCGTGGGGATGGGGCACGACGCCGAGATCGTCGACCCGCAGCTGGATCCCCGCGCCGAGCCCTTCCTCGTGCACCCGGACGTGGCGAGCGCGCCCGGCGCACCCGCCGTCTGGATCGTCGCGACGCCCACGTCGACGCACCTGCGGATCATCCGCGAGATCGTCGCCCGGGAGCCCGCGGCGGCGGTGCTCGTGGAGAAGCCGGTCTGCTCCCCCGAGGACCTGCCCGCCCTGCTGAGCCTGCTGGCGGAGCACCCGGACCTCGTGCTGGAGGTGGCGTCGCAGTACCAGGACAGCATCGCGATCCGCGCCCTGGGGCACGAGGCCCGCATCCGCCCGCATCACGCCCTGAGTGTGAGCTTCGTCAAGGACCGGCGTCCCGACGAGGCCCGCGGACGCTTCACCGACTGGGTCGCCGGGGTGCTCGGCTACGAGTGGCCGCACATCTACGCCATCGCCCGCTCCCTCGGGGTCGCCGGCGACGACCTGCGCGAGACCGCGCCCGGCCGGTCCGCGCTCGATCTCGCGGACGTCGACGGGTACCTCGTCGAGGCCCGCTACGCCACCACCTCCGGTAGCGGGCGCGACGTCACGTTGCACAGCCGGATCGCGGGTGCATCGGAGCTCGTCCCCGCCGACGGGTGGGGCGAGGCGCGGTGCGACCCCGCGAACCACCGCGTGGTGCGACTGGACGACGGCCGCGAGCGGATCACACTGTGGCTGGCCCCGTCGTACGCCTCGTCGACGACGTTCCCGTCGGCGCAGACAGCCCTGCTCGTCCACGAAGGGCCAGACGGCCACAGGGTGCGCGACATCCCCGACGACCCGCTGCGGATCTCGATGCGCGACTCCCTCCTGCGGCTCGTCATCCGGCGGCCGCGGCGCATGGACGTCGACCTCGACATGATCGAGCACACCGACCTCCTGCTCGAGCTCGGGTCACCCCCGACCCCGGAGCTGAGCGGGACGCATGCGTTCCGCTGACGTCGCGCTCCTCGGGTACGGCGCGATGGGACGCGCGTACCACCGCCTGCTCCGGACGCACCCGGACCTCGTGCCGCTCGTGGGCCGGCTGCACGTAGGCTCCCGCCGCGCGCCCGAGCCATGGGAGCCGCTCGACGACCGGGACGCCGTCGGAACCCTGGACGACGCGCTCGCGGAGGGCCCGCCGGCGGTGATCATCGCGACCCCGCCGCCGACCCACGAGGCGCTCGCCCACCGCGCCCTCGACCTCGGGGCGCACGTGCTGGTCGAGAAGCCGGCGGCGCTGACCGGCGACGGCATCCGGGCCCTGAACCGGCACGCGGACGCGGCGGGCCGGAGCGTGCAGGTCGTCAGCCAGCTGCGTCAGGTCGCGGCGTGGGGACGGGCGCGCGATCGGATCCGCGCGGGCGCGCTGGGCATCGTCCGCAGCGCGCTCGTGGACATCCCGCTCTGGCGGTCGGACGCCTACTTCGCCGCGTCGCCCGCGCGCTCGGAGCACGAGCTCGCGAACCTCGCGTACCACGAGCTCGACCTCGCGATCTGGTGCCTCGGACCGGTCGACGGGGTCACGGTCGTGCCGGCGCACGTCGGCGCCGGGGAGGATCGCGCCACCCGGCACCCGCCGTTCACCGCGGTCCTCGAGCAGGCATCCGGCTGCCTCACCACGCTGCGCTACACGACGCGCGCCTTCCCGGGCCGGGCGCCCCGGGTGACGATCGACGGCACCGCCGGGTCGCTCGTGCTCGAGTCGGGCGCCGCGGTCGTGGATCTCGCGCCCCCGGCCGTCGACGTGCCCGACGCCGGCCTCTACGCGCGCCAGACCTCCGTGCCCGAGGTGGACCCGGACTGGCTCGCCCCCCACGCCGCGCAGCTGCGCGGCTTCCTCGCCGATCCGTCGCGGACGTCACCGCGGCGCATCGACGAGACCTCTGTCCGCACCACCGACCTCATCCACCGAATCCAGCGCCACCTGAACAGAGAGGAACCGGCATGACGCACGTCATGTTCACCATCGTCGAGGACGAGTTCTCCCGCGACTTCCTGCAGCACCCCTTGGATGCGCTGATCGCCGCATCCGTGCTCGCCCGCGACGGGCACGACGTCGCGATCTGGGACCAGCGCGTCGCGAAGATCCCGCCGACGGGGCTCGACCCCGCGTACGTCGTGGTGGTGACCGCCATCGCCGACCGGGCACAGTGCTACCCGCTCGACCTCGCTCCTGTGCGGAGGTCGGTGGAGGGGATCCGCGACCGGTGGCCGCAGGCGCGCGTCATCGCCGTCGGCCCGCACGGCACGCAGCTGCCCCAGCCCACGCTCGAGGACCTCGGGGTCGACTACGTCGCGCGCGGCGAGGCCGACGCGGCGGCCATCGGCGCGGTGGCGCTGCTCGAGGAGGGCGGCGCGCCCCTGTCGCGCGTCCTGCCGTTCTCGGGCCGGTTCGCGCCGCTCTCCGCCGAGGAGATGCCGGTGCCCGACTACGACCTCATCGACGCGAGCGCGTACACGGCGGAGACCTTCACCGACGGATCCCTGCACCGCAGCACCTGCGGCATCGTCCTCGGCGTGCGGGGCTGCACCTACGGCTGCTCCTTCTGCCACCTGCCGTTCGGCACGAGGATGCGCGCCGAGCCCGTCGAGACGACGCTGGCGACCATCGAGCAGCAGACCTCGCGCGGGGTGTCGGACATCTTCTTCCTCGACTACGTCTTCGGCCTCCACCGGTCCTTCTACACGGACCTGTGCCGGGAGATGACGGGCCGCGGCGTGAGCTGGACGGGGCAGACCCGCACGGAGGTCGTGCTCCGCACCGACGTCACGACCTGGGCGGAGGCGGGGTGCCGCGGGATGTGGCTGGGCGCCGAGTCGCCCGCGGTGAGCGAGACCGGGGTGGGCAAGCGGATCCCCGCCGAGAAGATCCAGCAGGCCATCGAGAAGCTGTCGCACGCGGGCATCACCCCGTTCGCGTTCGTGCTGCTGGGGCTGCCGGACGACCCCACGTGCCGCTCGGGGGAGATCGTGGACTGGGCAGCGACGATCCCCGGCTACTTCGGCCTGAACCAGCTCTTCCTGCGTCCCGGCACGCCGCTGTACGACGAGATCGCGGCGCGCTACTCGCCGGACGGGCCCCCGCGCGACTGGTACGGGGTCGACCGCATCACGCAGCGGTACCGGCAGGAGTACCCCGCCGACCTCGACGACCTCGAGCGCCGGCTGCAGGCGCTGCCGAACTACATCGGGAACGCGCTGTACTGATGCCCGGTCATGTCCTCGTCACGGTGCCGCCCGCCTCCGCGCACTCCTACGACCACGTCGGGTACGCGGTCGACCTCGTGGTCGCGGGCGCCATCGCGGCCGCGTGCGGGGACGCTGGCGGCGCCGGCCCGGGGGCGACCGTCGCGGTGACGCGGGACGACCACAACATCCCCGCGGTCGCGGCGGGGCCGCCGGCCGACCTGGCGCACCTGCGAGGCATGGCGCGGAGCATCGTGGGGCGGCCGGTCGCCATTGCGGGAACGGGTGCGCCGCCGATCCAGGACCTCGCGCGCGGCGTGTGGTCTGAGCTGGACGCCCGCGGGGTGCTCGAGAGCGCGACGTACAAGCGGATGCAGTGCCCGGCGTGCCGCACGCTCGCCGACACCGCGGGATCCGTCGCGCGCTGCCCGACCTGCGGCGCGACGGGCCTCGTGCTCCGCTCGGAGCGGAACTGGTTCCTGCGGACCGCTCCCTTTCAGGAGGCGCTCGGGGCCTGGCGCGACGGGGTGGCGCTGCGCGGCCCCGCCGTGCCGCTCGCCCGGGCCGCGCCCGCCGCCCCCGCCCGGCTCAGCGTCTCGCGCGCCGCCGAGCGCACCGGCGGGGCGGGCGTCGCCGTGCCGGGGGACGCCGACCAGGTGATCCACTCGGGTCTCGTGGCCGCGTGCAGCTACCTCCTCG
This window of the Clavibacter sepedonicus genome carries:
- a CDS encoding B12-binding domain-containing radical SAM protein, which translates into the protein MTHVMFTIVEDEFSRDFLQHPLDALIAASVLARDGHDVAIWDQRVAKIPPTGLDPAYVVVVTAIADRAQCYPLDLAPVRRSVEGIRDRWPQARVIAVGPHGTQLPQPTLEDLGVDYVARGEADAAAIGAVALLEEGGAPLSRVLPFSGRFAPLSAEEMPVPDYDLIDASAYTAETFTDGSLHRSTCGIVLGVRGCTYGCSFCHLPFGTRMRAEPVETTLATIEQQTSRGVSDIFFLDYVFGLHRSFYTDLCREMTGRGVSWTGQTRTEVVLRTDVTTWAEAGCRGMWLGAESPAVSETGVGKRIPAEKIQQAIEKLSHAGITPFAFVLLGLPDDPTCRSGEIVDWAATIPGYFGLNQLFLRPGTPLYDEIAARYSPDGPPRDWYGVDRITQRYRQEYPADLDDLERRLQALPNYIGNALY
- a CDS encoding class I tRNA ligase family protein yields the protein MPGHVLVTVPPASAHSYDHVGYAVDLVVAGAIAAACGDAGGAGPGATVAVTRDDHNIPAVAAGPPADLAHLRGMARSIVGRPVAIAGTGAPPIQDLARGVWSELDARGVLESATYKRMQCPACRTLADTAGSVARCPTCGATGLVLRSERNWFLRTAPFQEALGAWRDGVALRGPAVPLARAAPAAPARLSVSRAAERTGGAGVAVPGDADQVIHSGLVAACSYLLERPEGGWAAAGTRVQVCGKGLVNLHLTLVPLLCTVLGLPRADVIHVHHHVSVDGRSPQAASADGTTASRLLTDHGPAALRWWILRLGLPRRDAALRLRDLARLADRELPRLRAGSVAAHPPRLAALDALDLGGMTRALLAGPADGAPEDTAPGRAHDGIAGFVRWATAP